The following are from one region of the Roseobacter fucihabitans genome:
- a CDS encoding ROK family transcriptional regulator yields MILSRVQSEPGISRAELARMCGFSEMAATRIVRELLAAGIIQESRVSDQDKAKKKHVGRPKTGLHIVKDGLFAVGITVSAYHSDVSICDADGKLHASSSPENVAFDTVADAARAYASALRDLIETSGIDVSRIVGVGVALSGRTLPDRAEIVTSDYFGWANDGGQFCREIQKIINLPVEIENISNALAIAEMRFGGARDVSDFALIHAATFVGAGVVSDNRLVRGAAGVSGLLGHFRAEDRPLTCVCGRNDCLNLSATGFGLLSRLGKLDHRAFDTSKLSFYATALLNALDDPKAADLVSEAGQNLAPALDSVAKLLGPKKIILSGYLGAHDCYFNAVRQALTDHFDYGPHGSFEIVQGTIPSVEAAALLALHAFCYSDQLDYDRFALSSDRNKGAQHG; encoded by the coding sequence ATGATCCTTTCCCGCGTTCAATCAGAACCGGGCATCTCCCGCGCGGAACTGGCGCGGATGTGCGGATTTTCGGAAATGGCCGCGACCCGCATCGTCAGGGAATTGCTGGCAGCCGGGATCATCCAGGAATCCCGCGTTTCCGACCAAGACAAAGCCAAGAAAAAGCACGTTGGCAGGCCCAAGACGGGCCTACACATCGTAAAAGACGGGTTATTCGCGGTCGGCATCACAGTTTCAGCGTACCATTCTGATGTGTCGATCTGTGACGCAGATGGCAAGCTGCACGCCAGCAGCAGCCCTGAGAACGTCGCGTTTGACACCGTGGCTGATGCGGCACGTGCCTATGCCAGTGCCCTGCGCGATCTGATCGAGACTTCTGGAATCGATGTGAGCCGGATTGTCGGGGTAGGCGTGGCATTGTCCGGCAGAACCTTGCCCGACCGCGCAGAGATTGTGACCTCCGACTATTTCGGGTGGGCCAACGACGGTGGACAATTCTGCCGTGAGATTCAGAAAATTATCAATCTGCCTGTTGAAATTGAGAACATCTCGAATGCGCTGGCAATTGCGGAAATGCGGTTTGGTGGCGCGCGCGATGTGTCTGATTTTGCGCTGATCCATGCCGCGACCTTCGTTGGCGCTGGTGTGGTGTCGGACAACAGGCTGGTGCGCGGTGCGGCTGGTGTGTCCGGTCTTTTGGGGCACTTCCGGGCTGAAGATCGGCCGTTGACCTGTGTGTGTGGCCGAAATGATTGTTTGAATCTCTCTGCGACGGGATTTGGCCTTTTGTCGCGCCTGGGCAAGCTGGACCACCGGGCATTTGATACTTCAAAACTTTCGTTTTATGCGACCGCGTTGCTAAACGCCTTGGATGATCCCAAGGCGGCTGATCTGGTGTCTGAGGCAGGTCAGAATCTAGCACCAGCTTTGGATAGCGTCGCCAAACTGTTGGGACCAAAGAAGATTATCCTCAGCGGTTATCTTGGCGCGCATGATTGTTATTTCAATGCAGTCCGGCAAGCGCTGACCGATCATTTCGATTACGGCCCTCATGGATCGTTTGAAATCGTCCAGGGTACCATTCCGTCCGTGGAGGCCGCTGCATTGCTGGCCCTGCACGCTTTTTGCTACTCGGACCAGCTTGATTACGACCGGTTTGCGCTTTCGTCAGATCGCAACAAAGGGGCACAACATGGATAA
- a CDS encoding tyrosine-type recombinase/integrase, which yields MTDQYVPKLRQRFLEDMRIKGLQPKTQTMYLRAMRDFTGFLGHAPDSATPEELRAFQLDMKERGVGAPTFNNRLTVLSFFYASTCPRPEMKRHMRYQRAAKKIPVVLSAEEVSRILEAAPGPGLRYRAAFSVAYGGGLRASEVTHLKVGDIDSDRMLIRIEQGKGRKDRQVMLSPTLLALLRNYYREVRPRGWMFPGRNRVDPISTRQFNRAFGVACDFAEIKKKVSPHTLRHSFATHLLEGGTDIRVIQVLLGHAKLETTTVYTKVATKTIQDVTSPLDLLLRREAGSG from the coding sequence ATGACCGATCAATATGTACCGAAGCTTCGCCAGCGTTTTCTTGAAGATATGCGGATCAAGGGGCTGCAGCCGAAGACGCAGACGATGTATCTGCGCGCAATGCGGGACTTTACCGGGTTCTTGGGTCATGCCCCAGATAGCGCGACGCCTGAGGAACTGCGGGCGTTCCAACTTGATATGAAGGAGCGCGGCGTTGGCGCGCCAACCTTCAACAATCGGCTGACAGTGTTGAGTTTTTTCTATGCCTCAACTTGCCCGCGCCCTGAGATGAAGCGTCACATGCGCTATCAGCGCGCGGCGAAGAAGATCCCGGTGGTGCTGAGCGCGGAGGAAGTGTCACGCATTCTTGAAGCCGCGCCCGGACCAGGTCTTCGTTATCGCGCAGCTTTCAGCGTTGCCTATGGCGGCGGGCTCCGGGCCAGCGAGGTCACGCATCTCAAGGTAGGCGATATCGACAGCGACCGGATGTTGATCCGGATCGAGCAAGGTAAGGGGCGTAAGGACCGGCAGGTTATGTTGTCGCCAACTCTGCTTGCTCTGTTGCGTAATTATTATCGTGAGGTGCGCCCGAGAGGTTGGATGTTCCCAGGTCGCAACCGGGTCGATCCGATCTCGACACGGCAGTTCAACCGCGCCTTTGGCGTGGCGTGTGACTTTGCCGAGATCAAGAAGAAGGTGTCGCCCCATACGTTGCGGCACAGCTTTGCGACGCATCTGCTGGAGGGCGGGACAGACATAAGGGTGATCCAAGTGTTGTTGGGCCATGCCAAGCTGGAGACGACAACGGTTTATACGAAGGTGGCCACCAAAACGATCCAGGACGTAACCAGCCCGCTTGATTTGTTGTTGCGACGGGAGGCTGGTTCCGGCTGA
- a CDS encoding IS91 family transposase, producing MPRPKLEVADIFRAHGPAYRREHAGHLNLPQLKVMSAIEACRTAALGGHVATCTKCDHQHIAYNSCRNRHCPKCQGAAGQDWMQARMEDLLPVEYFHVVFTLPAQIADIAYQNKAAVYGLLFKASAQTLLTIAADPMHLGAKIGMTSVLHTWGSAMTHHPHVHIIVPGGGLSPDGTRWIACRSGFFLPVKVLSKLFRRLFLEGLTRLHKAGKLKFFGDLAKLADPDTFAAHLSPLRKTDWVVYAKPPFGGPEAVLAYLSRYTHRVAISNHRLVSADAGTVAFRWKDYRIRRGDRMKVMRLPTDEFIRRFLIHVLPSGFHRIRHTGFLANGIRRDRISKIRRLLDTEPEQTPVEGENEDLKNIDAHPLCPKCGGTMIIIETFLRGQTPKSRAPPWEAAA from the coding sequence ATGCCCCGTCCCAAGCTGGAAGTCGCAGATATCTTCCGCGCCCATGGACCTGCGTATCGCCGGGAACATGCAGGGCATCTCAATCTGCCACAGTTGAAGGTGATGTCGGCCATTGAGGCCTGCCGGACCGCTGCGCTCGGTGGGCATGTTGCGACGTGCACCAAGTGTGACCACCAGCACATCGCCTATAACTCCTGTCGCAACCGGCACTGCCCAAAATGCCAGGGTGCTGCGGGACAGGACTGGATGCAGGCGCGCATGGAAGACCTTCTGCCGGTCGAATACTTCCACGTGGTCTTCACGCTGCCAGCCCAGATCGCCGACATTGCCTATCAGAACAAGGCCGCCGTTTATGGCCTGCTGTTCAAGGCGTCGGCCCAGACGCTCCTGACCATCGCCGCCGACCCAATGCACTTGGGTGCAAAGATCGGCATGACCAGCGTGCTGCATACATGGGGATCCGCGATGACGCACCACCCGCATGTGCACATCATCGTGCCGGGCGGTGGGCTGTCACCAGATGGAACACGATGGATCGCCTGTCGCTCTGGGTTCTTCCTGCCGGTGAAGGTCCTGTCGAAGTTGTTTCGGCGCTTGTTCCTCGAAGGACTTACCAGACTGCACAAGGCAGGCAAGCTTAAGTTCTTCGGCGATCTTGCAAAGCTGGCAGACCCCGACACCTTCGCTGCACATCTCTCGCCGCTGCGCAAAACCGATTGGGTCGTTTACGCCAAACCGCCCTTCGGCGGGCCGGAAGCGGTGCTGGCCTATCTAAGCCGTTATACCCACCGCGTGGCGATCTCCAACCATCGTCTGGTCAGTGCCGACGCGGGCACCGTGGCCTTCCGGTGGAAAGACTATCGCATCAGACGCGGAGACAGGATGAAGGTCATGCGCTTGCCAACGGACGAGTTCATCCGCCGCTTCCTGATCCACGTTCTGCCATCCGGCTTCCACCGCATCCGTCACACGGGCTTCCTCGCCAATGGTATCCGTCGCGACCGGATCAGCAAGATCAGGCGTTTGCTTGATACGGAACCTGAACAGACGCCGGTTGAGGGAGAAAATGAGGATCTCAAAAATATAGACGCCCATCCGCTTTGCCCCAAATGTGGTGGCACCATGATCATCATCGAGACTTTCTTGCGGGGTCAAACACCAAAGTCCCGCGCCCCACCATGGGAGGCGGCCGCATGA
- a CDS encoding ABC transporter substrate-binding protein, whose amino-acid sequence MISTSKKISILGLIMAFGLATSTAADTLRLRLQEDPESLYNVETTSLTANTVMAEFLLERLVYFDANGNAKPWLADGWELNDAQTELTFTLRDGITFHDGEPFNAEAVAFHFNSILDPASASPNLASMGTLTGVEAVDDLTVVFKFSKPYAPFFVILADATGGINSPKAVKEAGKDYGRTPVGTGPYKFEQWIPGSEIRMSRNENYTQFRTDAQNKGAPYADEVVLSVISEDGVAQSALEAGELTGSILQTDAIATFIDNPDFTTVIDETATNLVFLEFNFQKPPFDDPKMRRAIGHAIQREAAVAAAWDGYASVALSPVALGIPGFDADVAAKYGTPYDPEKAKQMLDELGWVDSDGDGIRDKDGAPAEFLIKSYAGFTHIQRTLQVVQANLLDVGIKATLETADWGAFYPSLLEDDWHMDLMRWTSADAGILTELFRSPGHREKLDPNPAIDDLLTRCDETVNPDARNACVSEAQKVLLEFGIAVPILTNWVVIATQADVEGYNIDYMGFLLPGDVKVTN is encoded by the coding sequence ATGATATCCACGTCCAAGAAAATATCGATACTCGGCTTGATCATGGCCTTCGGACTGGCCACCAGCACCGCGGCTGATACGCTCCGCTTGCGGCTTCAGGAAGACCCCGAGAGCCTGTATAATGTTGAGACGACCTCTTTGACAGCGAACACCGTGATGGCGGAATTTCTGCTTGAACGGCTGGTTTACTTCGATGCGAACGGAAACGCCAAACCATGGTTGGCGGACGGTTGGGAGTTGAACGATGCGCAGACCGAATTGACCTTTACCTTGCGCGACGGCATCACTTTTCACGATGGTGAACCGTTCAACGCTGAGGCGGTCGCGTTCCACTTTAACTCCATTCTTGATCCGGCATCGGCATCACCAAACCTTGCCAGCATGGGTACATTGACCGGCGTGGAAGCCGTGGACGATCTGACCGTCGTGTTCAAATTCTCCAAACCATATGCGCCGTTTTTCGTCATCTTGGCGGACGCGACGGGCGGGATCAATTCTCCCAAGGCTGTCAAAGAAGCCGGTAAGGATTATGGCCGGACACCGGTCGGCACCGGGCCTTACAAGTTCGAACAGTGGATCCCCGGGAGCGAAATCCGCATGTCACGGAACGAGAACTATACGCAGTTCCGGACCGATGCGCAGAACAAGGGCGCGCCTTACGCGGATGAAGTGGTCCTGTCTGTCATCTCGGAAGATGGCGTTGCACAATCGGCACTGGAAGCGGGCGAATTGACCGGGTCGATCCTGCAAACCGATGCGATTGCCACATTTATCGACAACCCGGATTTCACAACGGTTATTGATGAGACGGCGACAAATCTTGTGTTTCTTGAATTCAACTTTCAGAAACCGCCCTTTGACGATCCCAAAATGCGCCGCGCCATCGGTCATGCGATCCAGCGCGAAGCGGCGGTTGCTGCGGCATGGGACGGTTACGCTTCTGTGGCACTCAGCCCGGTTGCCTTGGGCATCCCCGGTTTCGACGCTGATGTGGCGGCGAAATATGGCACACCCTACGACCCGGAAAAAGCCAAGCAAATGCTGGATGAACTGGGTTGGGTCGACAGCGATGGCGACGGCATCCGCGACAAGGACGGCGCGCCCGCCGAGTTCCTGATCAAGAGCTACGCAGGGTTCACGCATATTCAGCGCACATTGCAGGTGGTACAGGCAAATCTGCTGGATGTTGGGATCAAGGCAACGCTTGAGACTGCGGATTGGGGCGCTTTCTATCCGTCCTTGCTGGAAGATGACTGGCACATGGACCTGATGCGCTGGACCTCTGCGGATGCAGGCATCCTCACGGAACTTTTCCGCTCTCCCGGTCACCGCGAAAAGTTGGATCCGAACCCTGCGATTGATGATCTGCTGACGCGCTGTGATGAAACGGTTAATCCCGATGCGCGCAACGCCTGTGTTTCCGAGGCGCAAAAGGTGCTGCTGGAATTTGGGATTGCAGTCCCGATCCTGACTAATTGGGTGGTGATTGCAACGCAGGCGGATGTCGAGGGTTACAACATCGACTACATGGGCTTTCTTCTCCCCGGCGATGTGAAGGTCACCAACTAA
- a CDS encoding ABC transporter permease has product MLSYLIRRILMIFPIIFGILFLTFLIKAMIPTDAVSALFSGTVTEDKAAEAIAQIRAKYNLDLPWYQQFGIYVWDVMHLDLGESVRTRRPVTEEIGYRYVNTLILTFAALVVAIVVGLVTGMLSAYYKDTWIDVTSMSVGMMGISMPAFFFGFVLIFIFSVQLRWLPVIGRGDFQSLILPALTLGFIEAAALSRITRSSMLDVLSREYVRTARAKGMSEGYILFRHALPNAFLSILTIIGLQIGNLLGGAFIIEVIFGWHGIGELAVKAIQWRDFTITQAVILVSAGTYVLVNLVVDLLYTWIDPRIDYD; this is encoded by the coding sequence ATGCTCAGTTATCTTATCCGGCGCATCCTCATGATCTTTCCGATCATCTTTGGCATTTTGTTCCTAACATTCCTGATCAAGGCCATGATCCCGACCGATGCGGTATCGGCGCTTTTTTCCGGCACTGTGACCGAGGACAAGGCCGCCGAAGCAATCGCGCAGATCCGCGCCAAGTATAATCTGGACCTGCCGTGGTATCAGCAGTTTGGCATCTACGTCTGGGATGTGATGCACCTTGATCTGGGTGAAAGCGTGCGCACCCGCCGCCCCGTGACCGAAGAAATCGGCTATCGCTATGTCAACACGCTGATCTTGACGTTTGCCGCACTGGTGGTTGCGATTGTTGTGGGTCTGGTGACAGGGATGCTGTCTGCCTACTACAAAGATACGTGGATTGATGTGACATCCATGTCCGTCGGCATGATGGGCATTTCGATGCCTGCATTCTTCTTTGGCTTTGTTCTTATCTTTATCTTTTCGGTGCAATTGCGCTGGTTGCCCGTGATCGGGCGTGGCGATTTTCAGTCACTGATCCTGCCCGCGTTGACGCTTGGGTTTATCGAAGCGGCGGCACTCTCGCGGATCACACGATCCTCCATGCTTGACGTATTGTCGCGCGAATATGTGCGCACGGCACGGGCCAAGGGCATGTCCGAAGGCTACATCCTGTTCCGCCACGCGCTGCCCAACGCTTTCCTGTCGATTCTGACGATCATCGGGTTGCAGATCGGCAACCTGTTGGGCGGAGCGTTCATCATCGAGGTCATCTTTGGCTGGCACGGCATCGGGGAGCTGGCCGTCAAGGCGATCCAGTGGCGGGATTTCACCATTACACAGGCGGTCATTTTGGTCAGTGCCGGCACCTATGTGCTGGTCAATCTGGTGGTTGATCTTTTGTACACCTGGATTGATCCCAGAATTGACTACGATTGA